One genomic window of Candidatus Eisenbacteria bacterium includes the following:
- a CDS encoding S8 family serine peptidase, which translates to MRPLPFAAPALLLLSLAAQALAAPPSSPLHSHARPPRHGVVLVALRAGTTLEDAPGGALRVREPALAAALGRFGLAHARRLVRGGSGAGRPEYFSLRSDAADFDPRAAAAALRAQPGVLAAAPDLNLSLHLVPNDPHLPTQWHLGTSVAAVRARPAWDLETGSPNVPIGIVDTGVDVAHPDLAAKIWHNLGEIPANGLDDDGNGYVDDVTGWDFGDGDADPSPTPMIDPVAGVDVGWHGTFVAGLAAAATNNGDGIAGVAWGCPVMPLKVADAAGDIPLSAVTEAVGYAIDNGASVLNFSLGTSDTTALAFFQPLMTAAFDAGIVCVASAGNDGVDTRSFPAACDSVLSVAATNSANNRADWSNWGDWVDIAAPGESVWSSIARNYVYDDVSQIFFEILWYWDTINPYMYNDGTSFSSPIVAGAAALVRSRFPALGPWQVQRQLVLNGDARTYDNPIGPRLNIEHALQAPLDAASAASAALAFSPPWPNPAAGTVRLAFTLPRAGRATLRVLDAQGRLVRTLLDGTLPAGAHAVTWDARDERGMAASPGLYFARIESAGVAGTRRIARVR; encoded by the coding sequence ATGCGCCCGCTCCCCTTCGCCGCGCCCGCGCTGCTGCTCCTCTCCCTCGCCGCGCAGGCCCTTGCCGCGCCGCCTTCGAGCCCGCTGCATTCGCACGCGCGGCCACCCCGCCACGGCGTCGTCCTCGTCGCGCTGCGCGCGGGCACGACGCTCGAGGACGCGCCGGGCGGCGCGCTGCGCGTCCGCGAGCCGGCGCTCGCCGCGGCGCTCGGGCGCTTCGGCCTCGCGCACGCCCGCCGGCTCGTGCGTGGCGGCTCGGGCGCCGGGCGTCCCGAGTACTTCTCGCTGCGCAGCGACGCGGCGGACTTCGATCCACGCGCCGCCGCCGCGGCGCTGCGGGCGCAACCGGGCGTGCTCGCCGCGGCGCCCGACCTGAACCTTTCGCTTCACCTCGTGCCCAACGATCCCCACCTGCCGACCCAGTGGCATCTCGGCACCAGCGTCGCGGCGGTGCGTGCCCGGCCGGCGTGGGACCTCGAGACCGGCTCGCCGAACGTGCCCATCGGCATCGTGGACACCGGCGTGGACGTCGCGCATCCCGACCTCGCGGCCAAGATCTGGCACAACCTGGGCGAGATCCCGGCGAACGGGCTCGATGACGACGGCAACGGCTACGTGGACGACGTGACCGGCTGGGATTTCGGCGACGGCGACGCCGATCCGAGCCCGACTCCGATGATCGATCCGGTCGCCGGCGTGGACGTCGGCTGGCACGGCACGTTCGTCGCGGGGCTGGCCGCGGCGGCCACCAACAACGGCGACGGCATCGCCGGCGTCGCCTGGGGCTGCCCGGTGATGCCGCTCAAGGTCGCCGACGCGGCCGGCGACATTCCCCTCTCGGCGGTGACGGAAGCCGTTGGTTACGCGATCGACAACGGCGCTTCGGTGCTCAACTTCAGCCTCGGCACCTCCGACACCACCGCGCTCGCGTTCTTCCAGCCGCTCATGACGGCGGCGTTCGACGCCGGCATCGTGTGCGTGGCGTCGGCCGGCAACGACGGCGTGGACACGCGCAGTTTTCCGGCCGCCTGCGACAGCGTGCTGTCGGTGGCGGCGACCAACTCCGCGAACAACCGTGCGGACTGGTCCAACTGGGGCGACTGGGTGGACATCGCGGCACCCGGCGAATCGGTGTGGTCGAGCATCGCCCGCAACTACGTCTACGACGACGTGAGCCAGATCTTCTTCGAGATCCTCTGGTACTGGGACACGATCAATCCCTACATGTACAACGACGGCACGTCGTTCTCCTCGCCGATCGTCGCGGGCGCGGCGGCGCTCGTGCGCTCGCGCTTTCCCGCCCTCGGGCCCTGGCAGGTCCAGCGCCAGCTCGTCCTGAACGGCGACGCGCGCACGTACGACAACCCGATCGGCCCACGCCTCAACATCGAGCACGCGCTGCAGGCTCCGCTCGACGCGGCGTCCGCGGCCTCCGCGGCGCTCGCGTTCTCGCCGCCGTGGCCCAATCCGGCGGCGGGAACGGTGCGGCTCGCGTTCACGCTGCCGCGCGCGGGCCGCGCGACGCTGCGCGTGCTCGACGCGCAGGGCCGCCTCGTGCGCACGCTGCTCGACGGGAC
- a CDS encoding phenylacetate-CoA oxygenase subunit PaaI, translating into MIKVENLELPKRYHDAVEHWQRHNFKDYDVLLRYWDKFFPKDEAFCLCAKMEIGTTDVVQVGEFKGEKKRVKPDEMTPEQAKHLLAIIKAQASTEFGSIQQHAGTVDRAPEDEDKFWTMRVMAEELRHGYQMLHLLLSEDWSHVSGGVTGEQMVEEILSMTTGSHVLDAFNLDYDSYTDNVVFAACIDRVGKYQLTMQKVCAYKPMADSMPPMLREEAFHLAAGVIPMRRWAQKAAQGSVFVTMTMMQHALNKWVPRGLEMFGDERGGDTNVKFGFKDMKNDEASSAYHDEVVKMVHDINTRYLRARFPDMTPDKCEQVLAELARSRGTHQGVAWSDLLRVPDKRFFRRKGVHAFQMIGMDGETFASADEYLRYLAKNLNEGYVASRDLRMYAEALAKVAAGELSVEDAVRSMPKLKRVGGTCPCSKGVRWVMEDAGGEQTTVAVR; encoded by the coding sequence ATGATCAAGGTCGAAAACCTCGAGCTGCCGAAGCGTTACCACGACGCGGTCGAGCACTGGCAGCGGCACAACTTCAAGGACTACGACGTCCTGCTCAGGTACTGGGACAAGTTCTTCCCCAAGGACGAGGCGTTCTGCCTGTGCGCCAAGATGGAGATCGGCACGACCGACGTGGTGCAGGTCGGCGAGTTCAAGGGCGAGAAGAAGCGCGTCAAGCCCGACGAGATGACCCCCGAGCAGGCGAAGCACCTGCTGGCGATCATCAAGGCGCAGGCTTCGACCGAGTTCGGCTCGATCCAGCAGCACGCCGGCACCGTGGACCGCGCGCCCGAGGACGAGGACAAGTTCTGGACCATGCGCGTCATGGCCGAGGAGCTGCGCCACGGCTACCAGATGCTGCACCTGCTGCTTTCCGAGGACTGGTCGCACGTCTCCGGCGGCGTGACCGGCGAGCAGATGGTCGAGGAGATCCTGTCCATGACCACGGGCAGCCACGTCCTCGACGCCTTCAACCTCGACTACGACTCGTACACCGACAACGTCGTGTTCGCCGCGTGCATTGACCGGGTCGGCAAGTACCAGCTGACGATGCAGAAGGTCTGCGCGTACAAGCCGATGGCCGACAGCATGCCGCCCATGCTGCGCGAGGAGGCGTTCCATCTCGCCGCCGGCGTGATCCCGATGCGCCGCTGGGCGCAGAAGGCGGCGCAGGGCAGCGTGTTCGTGACCATGACGATGATGCAGCACGCGCTCAACAAGTGGGTCCCGCGCGGCCTCGAGATGTTCGGCGACGAGCGCGGCGGCGACACCAACGTGAAGTTCGGATTCAAGGACATGAAGAACGACGAGGCCTCGTCGGCCTACCACGACGAGGTCGTGAAGATGGTGCACGACATCAACACGCGCTACCTGCGCGCGCGCTTCCCCGACATGACGCCGGACAAGTGCGAGCAGGTGCTGGCCGAACTCGCGCGTTCGCGCGGCACGCACCAGGGCGTGGCGTGGTCCGACCTGCTGCGCGTGCCGGACAAGCGGTTCTTCCGGCGCAAGGGCGTGCACGCGTTCCAGATGATCGGCATGGACGGCGAGACGTTCGCGAGCGCCGACGAATACCTGCGCTACCTGGCGAAGAACCTCAACGAGGGTTACGTCGCGAGCCGCGACCTGCGCATGTACGCCGAGGCCCTGGCGAAGGTGGCCGCGGGCGAGCTGTCGGTCGAGGACGCGGTGCGGTCCATGCCCAAGCTCAAGCGCGTGGGCGGAACCTGCCCGTGCAGCAAGGGCGTGCGATGGGTGATGGAGGACGCGGGCGGCGAGCAGACGACCGTCGCCGTGCGCTGA
- a CDS encoding GNAT family N-acetyltransferase, which yields MTDATATVRIRPLDELDLNGIVRIDERITGRYQPELWEQRVMFYVRRDPGASQVAEVDGKVVGFMLGDCRAGEFGLEAPSGWIERFGIDPDHRGRDLGRRMFEAMCRHFKAEGASSVRTLVDRNDASLAGFLKAIGFGESPLTALERAI from the coding sequence ATGACCGACGCCACCGCCACCGTGCGCATCCGGCCGCTCGACGAACTGGACCTGAACGGCATCGTCCGCATTGACGAGCGGATCACCGGCAGGTACCAGCCCGAACTGTGGGAGCAGCGCGTCATGTTCTACGTGCGGCGCGACCCGGGCGCCTCGCAGGTGGCCGAGGTGGACGGCAAGGTCGTCGGCTTCATGCTCGGCGACTGCCGCGCCGGCGAGTTCGGGCTCGAGGCTCCGAGCGGCTGGATCGAGCGCTTCGGCATCGATCCCGACCACCGCGGCCGCGATCTCGGCCGCCGGATGTTCGAAGCCATGTGCCGCCATTTCAAGGCCGAGGGCGCGAGCAGCGTCCGCACCCTGGTGGACCGCAACGACGCCTCGCTCGCCGGATTCCTGAAGGCGATCGGCTTCGGCGAGTCCCCGCTCACCGCGCTCGAACGGGCCATCTGA
- a CDS encoding GGDEF domain-containing protein, translating into MSRIDPSPSPLPSPPGMAPLLAGALVLAILPWASALFRDGSLAESPRALLSSIAASLIAVAFAAWVIVLLRRERATARRHLADLEALTLTDALTGLGNRRALERELARAMLRSRRMDHPLSLLFLDVDDLKTVNDRFGHSGGDETLRVVANVTRACSRDGTDMGYRVGGDEFVLIVLTDFAGAEVLAGRIRQGFTARSPYQSTLSVGVMEWDGAMSAGELLSEADQLMYRSKQAHRAPPTTQRHA; encoded by the coding sequence ATGAGCAGGATCGATCCGTCTCCATCGCCGCTCCCCTCGCCGCCGGGAATGGCGCCGCTGCTCGCCGGCGCGCTGGTGCTGGCGATTCTGCCGTGGGCGTCGGCGCTGTTCCGCGACGGCAGCCTGGCCGAGTCGCCGCGCGCGCTGCTCTCGTCCATCGCCGCGTCGCTCATCGCCGTCGCCTTCGCCGCCTGGGTCATCGTGCTGCTGCGCCGCGAGCGGGCGACGGCGCGCCGGCACCTCGCCGACCTCGAGGCGCTCACGCTGACCGACGCGCTCACCGGCCTCGGCAACCGCCGCGCGCTCGAACGCGAGCTGGCCAGGGCCATGCTGCGTTCGCGGCGCATGGACCACCCGCTGTCGCTGCTGTTCCTCGACGTGGACGACCTGAAGACGGTCAACGACCGCTTCGGGCACTCGGGCGGCGACGAAACGCTGCGCGTCGTCGCGAACGTGACGCGGGCCTGCTCGCGCGACGGCACCGACATGGGCTACCGGGTCGGCGGCGACGAGTTCGTGCTGATCGTGCTCACCGACTTCGCCGGCGCCGAGGTGCTGGCCGGGCGCATCCGCCAGGGTTTCACGGCCCGCTCGCCGTACCAGAGCACGCTGAGCGTCGGCGTGATGGAGTGGGACGGCGCGATGTCGGCGGGCGAGCTGCTGAGCGAAGCCGACCAGCTCATGTACCGGAGCAAGCAGGCGCACCGCGCGCCCCCGACCACGCAGCGCCACGCCTGA
- a CDS encoding alpha/beta hydrolase: MQVAGGRLEQLVPHVLRSQLLRPGFVRLSLRLGAARQMPTWAKLQFLSYGVSAADLDGVLGRVTSLESWADEWEALGRRHEQAGRDALALVRTREAAASFVAASAAYNFAQYVVFLDPERKKGLHRACVRAYGHAAPLFEVPAVPFEVPFRKRQLRGYLRVPPGDGPRPVVVMFNGTNGVKEELHWWSEAFLARGLAVVTFDGPGLGETFHRLGHVAEPRPLGVAIMNHIESHPDLNPEAVAYAGLSLGGYCAIRMAAHDPRVRAVAAVSPPFSADVYWNVTLFAMRRELAALYDMPVEEMDRHIPRITLADTLPTFDRPLMVAGGGHDMITPGEEAYRIFEAARCERELVFYPRGAHECFNVLADLRPRMIGWLARQLERHHPDPPARPRRAAAPPREAAWVAAEAVDPDFADELRGDNHAREWHASNERPSLGALFRWPWAAERRLEVVTRAAGG; the protein is encoded by the coding sequence ATGCAGGTCGCCGGCGGACGACTCGAGCAACTGGTGCCGCACGTGCTGCGCAGCCAGCTCCTGCGGCCCGGCTTCGTGCGCCTGAGCCTGCGCCTCGGCGCCGCCCGCCAGATGCCGACCTGGGCCAAGCTCCAGTTCCTCTCCTACGGCGTCTCGGCCGCCGACCTCGACGGCGTGCTCGGCAGGGTCACCAGCCTCGAGTCGTGGGCCGACGAGTGGGAGGCGCTCGGCCGCAGGCACGAGCAGGCCGGCCGCGACGCGCTGGCGCTGGTGCGCACGCGCGAGGCCGCGGCCAGCTTCGTCGCCGCTTCCGCCGCCTACAACTTCGCGCAGTACGTCGTGTTCCTCGACCCCGAGCGCAAGAAGGGCCTGCATCGCGCCTGCGTGCGCGCCTACGGGCACGCGGCGCCGCTGTTCGAGGTGCCCGCGGTGCCCTTCGAGGTGCCGTTCCGCAAGCGCCAGCTGCGCGGCTACCTGCGCGTGCCGCCCGGCGACGGCCCGCGCCCGGTGGTGGTGATGTTCAACGGCACCAACGGCGTCAAGGAGGAGCTGCACTGGTGGAGCGAAGCGTTCCTCGCGCGCGGGCTCGCCGTCGTGACGTTCGACGGGCCCGGACTGGGCGAGACGTTCCACCGTCTCGGCCACGTCGCCGAGCCCCGGCCGCTCGGCGTCGCGATCATGAACCACATCGAGTCGCATCCCGACCTGAACCCCGAGGCGGTCGCCTACGCCGGGCTCTCGCTCGGCGGCTACTGCGCGATCCGCATGGCGGCGCACGACCCGCGCGTGCGCGCCGTCGCGGCGGTGAGCCCGCCGTTTTCGGCCGACGTCTACTGGAACGTCACGCTGTTCGCGATGCGCCGCGAGCTGGCCGCGCTCTACGACATGCCGGTCGAGGAGATGGACCGCCACATTCCGCGCATCACGCTCGCCGACACGCTGCCGACGTTCGACCGGCCGCTCATGGTCGCGGGCGGCGGCCACGACATGATCACGCCCGGCGAGGAGGCGTACCGGATCTTCGAGGCGGCGCGCTGCGAGCGCGAGCTGGTGTTCTACCCGCGCGGCGCGCACGAGTGCTTCAACGTGCTCGCCGACCTGCGGCCGCGCATGATCGGCTGGCTCGCCCGCCAGCTCGAACGGCACCACCCCGATCCGCCGGCGCGCCCGAGGCGCGCCGCGGCGCCGCCGCGCGAGGCGGCGTGGGTCGCCGCCGAGGCCGTGGACCCCGACTTCGCCGACGAGTTGCGCGGCGACAACCACGCGCGCGAGTGGCACGCCTCGAACGAACGTCCGAGCCTGGGCGCGCTGTTCCGCTGGCCGTGGGCCGCGGAACGCCGGCTCGAGGTGGTGACCCGCGCGGCGGGCGGGTAG
- a CDS encoding aminotransferase class IV yields the protein MNGRVVRGEDATLSVFDRGARDGGGIFETLRVYGGRPFAWRRHMERLVLAAAELGFPVPAAPAELRGGLDALLEAQGLTDAVVRVTVTRGVAGGRPTRAGAWVDAEPLGGRLWAGTRSGAGSAVLSRLPFEPGRLGRYKTTSRLAFDLAREEARAAGVDEALLVSPAGQVLEGAASNVFLVSAGEVVTPPLSLPVLPGVTRAIVLELCRERGLRHREAAFPPAHLDSAGEAFLTNSAQEILPLARIGDRELPARAAGERLLAAYRERVAAGRD from the coding sequence GTGAACGGGCGGGTCGTGCGCGGCGAGGACGCCACGCTCAGCGTCTTCGACCGCGGCGCGCGCGACGGCGGCGGCATCTTCGAGACGCTGCGCGTCTACGGCGGCCGCCCGTTCGCCTGGCGACGCCACATGGAGCGGCTCGTGCTCGCCGCGGCCGAGCTGGGCTTTCCCGTGCCCGCGGCGCCCGCGGAGCTGCGCGGGGGGCTGGACGCGCTGCTCGAAGCGCAGGGCCTGACCGACGCGGTCGTGCGCGTGACCGTGACGCGCGGGGTCGCCGGCGGACGGCCGACGCGCGCCGGCGCATGGGTGGACGCCGAGCCGCTCGGCGGCCGCCTGTGGGCCGGCACCCGGTCCGGGGCCGGCAGCGCGGTGCTCTCGCGCCTGCCGTTCGAGCCGGGCCGGCTCGGACGCTACAAGACGACGAGCCGCCTTGCCTTCGATCTGGCGCGCGAGGAGGCGCGCGCGGCGGGCGTGGACGAGGCGCTCCTCGTCTCGCCCGCGGGCCAGGTGCTCGAGGGCGCGGCGAGCAACGTCTTCCTCGTGAGCGCAGGCGAAGTGGTGACGCCGCCGCTCTCGCTGCCGGTGCTGCCGGGAGTGACGCGCGCGATCGTGCTCGAGCTGTGCCGAGAACGGGGCCTGCGCCACCGCGAGGCGGCCTTTCCGCCCGCGCATCTGGACTCCGCCGGCGAAGCGTTCCTCACCAACTCGGCGCAGGAGATCCTGCCGCTCGCCCGGATCGGCGACCGCGAGCTGCCGGCCCGGGCGGCGGGCGAGCGGCTCCTCGCCGCGTATCGCGAGCGCGTGGCGGCCGGCCGGGACTGA
- the pabB gene encoding aminodeoxychorismate synthase component I: MLARPELPLVHALEQSRPLAPLRALAGLPYPFLLHSALPDDAAQGERRARWSVFGADPFAAFRGGDHLEAIGAFRRFARHAPHGDLPRVTGAPFTGGAVGYWAYDYGRRFETLPVLAADDLGLPDFVFALYDVVGAYDHDTQQTWLFSSGLPLEGADAVTRARERLAQFRQRLQGPGRAAHVLEPGERRPIVSGTFDAAGWRRAVESVRESIRRGDIFQANLAQRWKLTQPAALAMAPALYEALAQHSAAPYAAYLHLDDHALLSASPERFLRLRGEHVEARPIKGTRPRGRTPEEDTRLSAELLASEKDRAENVMIVDVLRNDLGRACEVGTVQAAAVCELERFPQVLHLTSTVTGRLREGLDAFDLLHACFPGGSITGAPKIRAMEIIETLEPVRRHAYTGAIGYLGWEGDADWNVAIRTATVTPGGLVFHAGGGITADSDPEAEYRESLQKAEGLRIAFSSILGEFRLGEA, from the coding sequence ATGCTCGCCCGGCCCGAGCTGCCGCTCGTCCACGCCCTCGAACAGTCGCGGCCACTGGCGCCCCTGCGTGCGCTGGCGGGTCTGCCGTACCCGTTTCTCCTTCATTCGGCGCTGCCCGACGACGCGGCGCAGGGCGAGCGACGGGCGCGCTGGTCGGTGTTCGGCGCCGATCCGTTCGCGGCCTTCCGCGGCGGCGACCACCTGGAGGCCATCGGCGCGTTTCGCCGCTTCGCCCGGCACGCGCCGCACGGCGATCTGCCGCGGGTGACGGGAGCGCCGTTCACCGGCGGGGCGGTCGGCTACTGGGCGTACGACTACGGCCGGCGGTTCGAGACGCTGCCCGTCCTCGCGGCCGACGACCTCGGCCTGCCCGACTTCGTGTTCGCGCTCTACGACGTGGTCGGCGCCTACGACCACGACACGCAGCAGACGTGGCTGTTCTCGAGCGGCCTGCCGCTCGAGGGCGCCGACGCGGTGACGCGCGCCCGCGAACGGCTGGCGCAGTTCCGCCAGCGCCTGCAGGGCCCCGGTCGGGCGGCGCACGTGCTCGAACCGGGCGAGCGCCGGCCCATCGTCAGCGGCACGTTCGACGCCGCCGGCTGGCGGCGCGCGGTCGAGAGCGTGCGCGAGTCCATCCGCCGCGGCGACATCTTCCAGGCGAATCTCGCGCAGCGCTGGAAGCTCACCCAGCCGGCGGCGCTCGCGATGGCGCCCGCGCTTTACGAAGCGCTCGCGCAGCATTCGGCCGCGCCGTACGCCGCCTACCTGCACCTCGACGATCACGCGCTGCTGTCGGCGAGCCCCGAGCGGTTCCTGCGCCTGCGCGGCGAACACGTCGAGGCACGGCCCATCAAGGGCACCCGGCCCCGCGGCCGCACGCCGGAGGAGGACACGCGCCTGTCGGCGGAGCTGCTGGCGAGCGAAAAGGACCGCGCCGAGAACGTGATGATCGTGGACGTGCTGCGCAACGATCTCGGGCGCGCCTGCGAGGTCGGCACGGTGCAGGCGGCGGCCGTGTGCGAGCTCGAGCGTTTCCCGCAGGTGCTGCACCTGACCTCGACGGTGACCGGACGGCTTCGCGAGGGACTGGACGCGTTCGACCTGCTGCACGCCTGCTTCCCCGGGGGCTCGATCACCGGCGCGCCCAAGATTCGCGCGATGGAGATCATCGAGACGCTCGAGCCCGTGCGCCGTCACGCCTACACCGGCGCGATCGGCTACCTCGGCTGGGAGGGCGACGCCGACTGGAACGTCGCGATCCGCACGGCGACGGTGACGCCGGGCGGCCTCGTCTTCCACGCCGGCGGCGGCATCACGGCCGATTCCGACCCCGAGGCCGAGTACCGCGAGTCGCTGCAGAAGGCCGAAGGCCTGCGGATCGCGTTCTCGTCCATTCTCGGCGAGTTCCGGCTCGGCGAGGCCTGA
- a CDS encoding aspartate kinase, with the protein MSGAMRRVVMKFGGTSVGVAANFAHAVALAADRAVRDERPPIVVVSALTGVTNLLVEWCALPSRRVALAARFVSRHEEFAAATGLGPGPLESLLSRWREAAAALAGEAAVHGAARDGVLAFGERCAAALFAAGLAARGVAARAIVAGDAGLVTDERFGAAHPLPESAARLASALGPLREVAVVTGFLGVTLDGRTTTLGRGGSDFSAAIVGAAVGADEIQIWTDTSGLLSADPRVVPEARPVPRLSFAEASELAYFGAKVLHPKTLQPAMERGIPVRILNTARPDDPGSVITAAAGPADAPWRVKSIASRSGVTAVTIVSTRMLAAHGFLARVFEVFGRHHLVVDLVTTSEVSISVTLDDVARLDEALAELEGIGRVEVRGGLAIVAVVGEGAPERIGLAGHVFTLLGGVGIGVEMISQGASRVNLSFVVREADSDRAVRLLHRGLGLDAEAPAPARAAN; encoded by the coding sequence GTGAGCGGCGCGATGCGGCGGGTGGTGATGAAGTTCGGCGGCACCTCGGTCGGCGTCGCCGCCAACTTCGCGCACGCGGTCGCGCTGGCGGCGGACCGCGCCGTGCGCGACGAACGCCCGCCGATCGTGGTGGTCAGCGCGCTCACCGGCGTGACGAACCTGCTCGTCGAGTGGTGCGCGCTGCCCTCGCGCCGTGTGGCGCTGGCGGCGCGCTTCGTCTCGCGGCACGAGGAATTCGCGGCGGCGACCGGCCTCGGCCCGGGGCCGCTCGAATCGCTGCTGTCGCGGTGGCGCGAGGCGGCGGCCGCGCTCGCGGGCGAAGCGGCCGTGCACGGCGCGGCGCGCGACGGCGTGCTGGCGTTCGGCGAGCGCTGCGCCGCGGCGCTGTTCGCGGCCGGGCTCGCGGCGCGCGGGGTGGCGGCGCGGGCGATCGTCGCGGGCGACGCCGGGCTCGTCACCGACGAACGCTTCGGCGCCGCTCACCCGCTGCCCGAATCGGCCGCGCGCCTGGCGTCGGCGCTCGGGCCGCTGCGCGAGGTGGCGGTGGTGACCGGCTTTCTCGGCGTCACGCTCGACGGGCGCACGACCACGCTCGGGCGCGGCGGCTCGGATTTCAGCGCCGCGATCGTCGGGGCCGCGGTCGGCGCCGACGAGATCCAGATCTGGACGGACACGAGCGGCCTGCTCTCGGCCGACCCGCGCGTCGTGCCCGAGGCGCGGCCGGTGCCGCGCCTGTCGTTCGCCGAGGCGAGCGAGCTCGCCTACTTCGGCGCGAAGGTGCTGCACCCGAAGACGCTGCAGCCGGCCATGGAGCGCGGCATCCCCGTGCGCATCCTCAACACCGCGCGGCCCGACGACCCCGGATCGGTCATCACCGCGGCCGCCGGGCCCGCCGACGCGCCGTGGCGGGTGAAGAGCATCGCCAGCCGCAGCGGCGTCACCGCGGTGACCATCGTCTCGACGCGCATGCTCGCCGCGCACGGCTTTCTGGCGCGCGTCTTCGAGGTGTTCGGGCGCCACCACCTGGTGGTGGACCTGGTGACGACCTCCGAGGTCTCGATCTCGGTCACGCTCGACGACGTCGCGCGGCTCGACGAGGCGCTCGCCGAGCTCGAGGGCATCGGCCGGGTCGAGGTGCGCGGCGGCCTGGCGATCGTCGCGGTCGTCGGCGAGGGCGCGCCGGAGCGCATCGGGCTCGCGGGCCACGTCTTCACGCTGCTCGGCGGCGTCGGCATCGGCGTCGAGATGATTTCGCAGGGCGCCTCGCGCGTGAACCTGTCGTTCGTCGTGCGCGAGGCGGACTCGGACCGCGCGGTGCGGCTGCTGCACCGCGGGCTCGGCCTCGACGCCGAAGCTCCCGCGCCGGCGCGCGCCGCGAACTGA
- a CDS encoding dihydrofolate reductase, which yields MSRRVRLFIATSLDGYIAGPNDALDWLFSDADYGYDAFIAGVDTIAMGRRTYEVVRGLGEWPYAGQATWVFTRRERMPHDASVNFTSKPPEDWLRGIEAGPGRDVWVAGGGELIRDFLNARLVDEMTIAVHPIVLGGGIPLFPPGSPRHRLRLAQVNSYPSGLVSSTYVVQT from the coding sequence ATGAGCCGCAGGGTCCGCCTCTTCATCGCCACGAGCCTCGACGGCTACATCGCCGGCCCGAACGACGCCCTCGACTGGCTGTTCAGCGACGCCGACTACGGCTACGACGCCTTCATCGCCGGGGTGGACACGATCGCCATGGGCCGCCGCACGTACGAAGTGGTCCGCGGCCTCGGCGAGTGGCCGTACGCCGGACAGGCCACCTGGGTGTTCACGCGCCGCGAGCGCATGCCGCACGACGCGAGCGTGAACTTCACCTCGAAGCCGCCCGAGGACTGGTTGCGCGGGATCGAGGCCGGTCCCGGCAGGGACGTGTGGGTGGCCGGCGGCGGCGAGTTGATCCGCGACTTCCTGAACGCCCGCCTGGTGGACGAAATGACGATCGCCGTGCACCCCATCGTGCTGGGCGGCGGCATTCCCCTGTTCCCGCCGGGCTCGCCGCGCCACCGGCTGCGCCTCGCGCAGGTGAACTCGTACCCGTCGGGCCTCGTCTCCAGCACCTACGTGGTGCAGACGTGA